One segment of Leptodactylus fuscus isolate aLepFus1 chromosome 7, aLepFus1.hap2, whole genome shotgun sequence DNA contains the following:
- the SPG7 gene encoding mitochondrial inner membrane m-AAA protease component paraplegin has translation MGLLLLSLGRRPAGLSGAWRLLSRTGIRNSSSGGLLQTLLCRKVTPITNDVTSLLIRQHAVKDCTQLWRFIGGIHYFSTSAARRENNKNEDSNKRNQKENDDEEKNKEYLLSVYRIFTLSLLALGIYFMTTLNTIYVSWNEFVNEMLAKGEVKRVEVVPESDYVQIYLHEEAVVLGRPARTLFYRMKVANIDKFEERLRAAEDALNIALTDRIPLSYKRSDFLGNAVYTVAFTALAIGLLVYFLRLIGLTGRQGGFSAFNQLKTARFTIVDGASGKGISFKDVAGMHEAKMEVKEFVDYLKNPERYLHLGAKVPKGALLLGPPGCGKTLLAKAVATEAQVPFLAIAGSEFVEVIGGLGAARMRSLFKEARIRAPCIVYIDEIDAVGKKRSSNMATFSNTEEEQTLNQLLVEMDGMGTTDHVIVLASTNRADILDGALMRPGRLDRHIFIDLPTLQERKEIFEQHLKSLKLTQPGSFYSLRLAELTPGFSGADIANICNEAALHAARVGHQSIDTLNFEYAVERVIAGTVKKSKILSKEERRVVAYHESGHALVGWLLEHTEAVMKVSIAPRTNAALGFAQILPRDQYLYTKEQLCERMCMALGGRVAEAITFNKVTTGAQDDLRKVTRVAYDMVKQYGMVPSIGQVSFPDSDSSTGIGRRPFSQGLQGMMDYEAQQLVSTAYKRTEKLLLENKDKLQVLANALLEREVINYNDIETLIGPPPHGPKKMIAPQSWVDAERDKQDTGEEEPRRPPPRKDEEEEDEPNMTPA, from the exons ATGGGTCTTTTACTGCTGTCTCTCGGGAGGCGTCCTGCCGGTCTGTCTGGAGCTTGGCGGCTTCTGTCTAGGACGGGGATACGAAACAGCAGCTCCGGAGGTTTACTGCAG ACGTTGCTATGCAGGAAAGTGACCCCGATAACTAATGATGTCACCAGTCTTTTAATAAGACAACATGCTGTGAAAGATTGTACTCAACTCTGGAGGTTTATAG GTGGCATCCATTACTTCAGTACTTCTGCTGCAAGGAGAGAAAACAATAAGAATGAAGATTCCAACAAGAGAAACCAAAAAGAAAATGACG ATGAAGAGAAGAACAAGGAATATCTCTTGTCAGTCTACCGAATTTTTACACTTTCCTTACTTGCCTTGGGCATTTACTTTATGACCACATTGAATACCATATATGTTTCCTGGAATGAATTTGTGAATGAAATGCTGGCTAAGGGTGAAGTCAAACGCGTAGAAGTTGTGCCTGAGAGTGATTATGTCCAAATCTACCTGCATGAAGAAGCCGTGGTGCTTGGACGACCA GCTCGAACTTTGTTCTACAGAATGAAAGTAGCCAACATTGACAAGTTTGAGGAAAGGCTGCGTGCTGCAGAAGATGCCCTGAATATTGCCCTGACCGATCGTATTCCTCTTTCTTACAAGCGCAGTGACTTTCTTGGAAA TGCTGTGTACACAGTTGCATTCACTGCTCTCGCCATTGGCCTTTTAGTCTACTTCTTGCGTCTGATTGGGCTAACAGGCCGCCAAGGAGGATTCAGTGCTTTT AATCAGCTGAAGACTGCTCGTTTTACCATTGTAGATGGAGCATCAGGGAAGGGAATCAGCTTTAAAGATGTCGCTGGGATGCATGAAGCTAAGATGGAAGTGAAGGAATTTGTGGACTACTTGAAG AACCCAGAACGCTATCTTCATCTAGGTGCAAAAGTACCTAAAGGGGCATTGCTTCTTGGGCCTCCAGGCTGTGGAAAGACCCTGTTGGCAAAGGCTGTAGCCACAGAAGCTCAGGTGCCTTTCCTGGCAATAGCTGGTTCAGAGTTTGTGGAAGTTATTGGAG GTCTAGGTGCAGCACGTATGCGAAGTCTCTTTAAAGAGGCCCGGATCCGTGCTCCTTGCATTGTGTATATTGATGAAATCGATGCAGTGGGCAAAAAGCGATCGTCTAACATGGCTACATTTTCAAACACTGAAGAGGAGCAGACACTGAACCAGCTGCTGGTGGAGATGGATG GTATGGGCACCACTGATCATGTCATTGTACTGGCCTCCACTAACAGAGCAGATATATTGGATGGTGCTCTGATGAGACCTGGAAGACTCGATAGACATATTTTCATTGATTTGCCCACATTACAG GAGAGAAAGGAGATCTTTGAGCAGCATCTAAAAAGCCTGAAACTGACCCAGCCTGGTAGTTTCTATTCTCTGCGTTTGGCTGAGCTCACTCCAGGATTCAGTG GAGCAGATATTGCAAACATCTGTAATGAAGCGGCATTGCATGCAGCACGTGTGGGCCACCAGTCCATAGATACCTTGAACTTTGAGTATGCTGTGGAGAGGGTTATTGCAG GGACAGTCAAAAAGAGTAAAATTTTATCAAAGGAGGAGAGACGTGTGGTTGCATATCATGAATCTGGACATGCTTTAGTAGGATGGCTGCTGGAACACACAGAAGCTGTAATGAAG GTCTCCATTGCGCCTAGGACAAATGCAGCCTTAGGATTTGCTCAGATTTTACCAAGGGACCAGTATTTGTACACCAAGGAGCAACTTTGTGAGAGGATGTGCATGGCACTAGGGGGCAGGGTGGCAGAAGCAATCACCTTCAACAAGGTCACCACAG GAGCTCAGGATGATCTGAGGAAGGTGACTCGTGTAGCATATGATATGGTGAAACAATATGGCATGGTGCCCAGTATTGGGCAGGTGTCCTTTCCAGACAGTGACTCTTCAACTGGCATTGGGAGAAGACCCTTCAGTCAAGGATTACAGGGAATGATGGATTAC GAAGCTCAGCAGCTAGTATCTACAGCTTACAAGCGCACAGAGAAACTTTTGTTGGAAAACAAGGACAAATTACAAGTG CTGGCTAATGCCCTCTTAGAAAGGGAGGTGATAAACTATAATGACATTGAAACACTTATCGGCCCTCCTCCCCATGGGCCCAAAAAAATGATCGCCCCACAAAGTTGGGTTGATGCTGAAAGGGATAAACAAGATACTGGAGAAGAGGAACCTCGTAGACCACCGCCTCGGAAAGAtgaggaggaagaagatgaaCCTAACATGACACCTGCCTAA